Proteins found in one Nostoc sphaeroides genomic segment:
- a CDS encoding DUF3991 domain-containing protein: MLPLQRTPSTGQIRRIRREQSEFDLGKRDTPPERIIKEQIQQTIDNAGVDNPQMPTLIMRLQQAGISVRTGFTRNGKSKGISYEKDGQAFSGTQLGAAYTFPGLQKHLAVDYQTERDDEPINELLLKPVKPRRVEQLEKLFQEIEHKHQQPQFTPPTEDKVVWQVLHKYLSEKRYIPDYIVQGLHGNQLLYMDEQRNILFIKRDLDGEKTGALIWSKPRENHRTVEYDQNTSTQKGWFYLRLGGQPKSKVENVFLCSTPIDAMSAATYLISSCSQLPPTRTMLIVADDPNNLPMEFLKSFNRVVVAFNNDQEGNLAASAVLELLPQGKRLKTHNPDWSQELEAHLREEQEKLRHQDRGFSL, encoded by the coding sequence GGACAAATTAGACGCATAAGGCGAGAGCAGTCAGAATTTGACTTGGGTAAGCGCGATACCCCACCAGAGCGCATCATTAAGGAGCAGATTCAGCAGACAATTGACAACGCCGGAGTTGATAATCCCCAAATGCCAACGTTGATCATGCGGTTGCAGCAAGCAGGAATTAGCGTCAGGACAGGTTTTACTAGGAATGGTAAGTCTAAAGGTATTTCTTATGAGAAAGATGGGCAAGCTTTTAGTGGTACACAGTTAGGGGCAGCTTACACTTTCCCTGGTTTGCAAAAACATCTTGCTGTTGACTACCAAACAGAACGTGATGATGAACCTATTAATGAATTGCTGCTCAAACCTGTTAAACCACGAAGAGTTGAGCAGTTAGAAAAACTCTTTCAAGAAATTGAACATAAACACCAACAGCCTCAGTTCACTCCACCAACGGAGGATAAAGTTGTTTGGCAAGTGTTGCACAAGTACTTAAGCGAGAAACGCTACATACCAGATTATATTGTGCAAGGATTACATGGTAATCAGTTGCTTTACATGGATGAGCAACGAAATATTTTGTTTATCAAGCGTGATTTAGATGGTGAAAAAACTGGCGCATTAATTTGGTCAAAGCCTAGAGAAAATCATCGCACTGTGGAGTACGACCAAAACACCTCTACACAAAAAGGTTGGTTTTATCTGAGATTGGGAGGGCAACCAAAGTCCAAGGTAGAAAACGTCTTTCTGTGTTCTACACCGATTGATGCGATGTCAGCAGCCACCTACCTGATCTCAAGTTGCTCCCAGCTACCACCAACTAGAACTATGTTGATAGTAGCTGATGACCCGAATAACCTACCTATGGAATTTCTCAAGAGTTTCAATAGGGTTGTCGTAGCATTCAATAATGATCAAGAAGGGAATCTTGCGGCTAGTGCAGTATTAGAATTGCTGCCACAGGGTAAAAGGCTCAAAACCCATAATCCTGATTGGAGTCAGGAACTAGAAGCTCATCTCAGGGAGGAGCAAGAAAAGCTCAGACACCAGGATCGTGGTTTTAGTCTGTGA